Proteins co-encoded in one Cytobacillus sp. NJ13 genomic window:
- a CDS encoding ABC transporter ATP-binding protein, whose amino-acid sequence MEKLLQINQLETQFTKDKQKLKILRGVSFHINKGEVLGLVGESGCGKSLTSLSIMKLFKGTSGEISGGSISFKGEDLTHKSEREMRKIRGKQMAMIFQEPMTSLNPVMKIGEQLLEPIRLHLNLNEKQAKEHVIFILKKVGIPRAEEIVYEFPHQLSGGMRQRIMIAMAMACNPQLLIADEPTTALDVTIQAQILELMKQLQREEGMSVLLITHDLGVVAEMCDRVAVMYAGRVVEEANVFDLFESPMHPYTKGLIGSVPKIGQRKDKLTSIKGNVPDPSNMPKGCKFAPRCNDAMAICLEEEPGATDLGDGRMCSCWMIEEGRKNVYA is encoded by the coding sequence ATGGAGAAGCTATTGCAGATAAACCAGCTGGAGACACAATTTACAAAGGATAAGCAAAAGCTGAAAATTTTACGGGGTGTCAGTTTTCATATCAATAAAGGAGAGGTGCTTGGGCTCGTAGGAGAATCCGGCTGCGGCAAAAGTTTAACCTCCCTGTCGATCATGAAATTATTTAAAGGCACAAGCGGAGAAATATCGGGCGGAAGCATTTCCTTCAAAGGCGAGGATCTTACTCATAAATCAGAGAGGGAAATGAGAAAGATCCGCGGAAAACAAATGGCCATGATTTTTCAGGAGCCGATGACTTCATTAAATCCCGTAATGAAAATAGGAGAACAGCTGCTGGAGCCCATCCGGCTGCATCTTAATTTAAACGAAAAACAGGCTAAGGAGCATGTGATTTTTATTTTAAAGAAAGTTGGGATTCCCCGGGCAGAGGAAATCGTTTATGAATTTCCCCATCAGCTGTCTGGAGGGATGCGGCAAAGGATTATGATTGCCATGGCCATGGCCTGCAATCCACAGCTTCTAATAGCAGATGAACCGACGACTGCACTGGATGTAACGATTCAGGCGCAGATACTGGAATTGATGAAACAGCTGCAGCGAGAGGAAGGCATGTCCGTTCTATTAATAACCCATGATTTGGGTGTAGTGGCGGAAATGTGTGACCGGGTAGCAGTCATGTATGCAGGCCGAGTAGTAGAGGAAGCGAATGTATTCGATTTATTTGAAAGCCCTATGCATCCTTATACGAAAGGACTGATAGGATCTGTTCCAAAAATCGGGCAGAGAAAGGATAAACTGACATCCATTAAAGGGAATGTTCCCGACCCCAGCAATATGCCAAAGGGCTGCAAATTTGCTCCTAGATGCAATGATGCCATGGCTATTTGTTTAGAGGAAGAGCCGGGTGCCACCGATTTGGGAGATGGGAGAATGTGCAGCTGCTGGATGATTGAAGAAGGGAGGAAGAATGTATATGCCTGA
- the phnC gene encoding phosphonate ABC transporter ATP-binding protein yields the protein MTALLEVNHLTKQFGKGSKALTDVSFSVQEGEFVSIIGPSGAGKSTLLRCINRMIDATGGDIRFQDLHVMDLKKKELKQVRTKIGMIFQHYNLVNRLSVIENTLHGKLGTKSTLAGVLGIYSKEEKQQAIQILNVLGLNEMIYKRADQLSGGQKQRVGIARALIQNPRMLLCDEPIASLDPNSAKVIMDYLKKVSTTMGITVVVNLHQVDVAIKYSDRIIGINKGQAVYNGTAKGMTSEDIQRIYGSEAEDLIFDIGGIHAG from the coding sequence ATGACAGCATTATTGGAAGTTAATCACCTTACAAAGCAATTTGGCAAAGGTTCGAAAGCATTAACAGATGTAAGCTTTTCAGTTCAGGAAGGGGAGTTCGTTTCCATTATCGGTCCATCAGGAGCAGGGAAATCAACTCTCCTCCGCTGCATCAACCGAATGATTGACGCTACAGGGGGTGACATCCGCTTCCAGGATCTACATGTAATGGACTTGAAGAAAAAAGAATTAAAGCAGGTCCGAACCAAAATTGGCATGATCTTTCAGCACTATAATTTAGTGAATCGATTATCGGTAATTGAAAACACTCTGCACGGAAAATTGGGAACCAAATCAACACTGGCAGGCGTTTTGGGAATTTACAGCAAAGAGGAAAAGCAGCAGGCAATCCAGATTTTGAATGTGCTTGGCCTGAACGAAATGATTTATAAGCGTGCAGACCAATTAAGCGGGGGGCAAAAACAGAGGGTAGGGATTGCCCGCGCGCTTATCCAAAATCCGCGGATGCTTTTGTGCGACGAGCCCATTGCGTCCCTTGATCCTAATTCGGCAAAAGTGATCATGGACTATTTAAAGAAGGTTTCAACAACGATGGGCATTACCGTTGTTGTCAATCTTCATCAAGTAGATGTAGCCATCAAGTATTCGGACAGAATCATCGGCATTAACAAGGGACAGGCAGTATATAACGGAACGGCTAAAGGAATGACTTCTGAAGACATTCAGCGAATATATGGATCGGAAGCTGAAGATTTAATCTTTGACATAGGAGGCATCCATGCAGGCTGA
- a CDS encoding Gfo/Idh/MocA family oxidoreductase, with protein sequence MEPLRVCIIGTGSISDMHFKSFANNPDAILYGVFDYSEERAEAKALQYGISHVYRNIEEVYSDPNVDAVSICTWNNSHAELSAGALNAGKHVLVEKPLAMNVEEALKVEAAARNSEKNLQVGFVRRFATNTKVLKSFIDNGTLGDIYYAKASCLRRLGNPGGWFADKDRSGGGPLIDLGVHVIDVCWYLMGRPKVKSISGNVYSKLGNRGNVENLSFYKAADYHKDRNTVEDLANALITFENGASLFVDVSYTLHAKQDEIGVKLYGTKGGAELEPELAIISEENNTILNIHPQMDHLTFDFANAFQNQIDSFVSSCIAGTNPLSPVEDGVEMMKILAGIYEAADKKCEVTFA encoded by the coding sequence ATGGAGCCTTTAAGAGTCTGTATCATAGGAACCGGATCGATATCTGATATGCACTTCAAGTCTTTTGCCAATAATCCTGACGCCATTCTGTATGGAGTTTTTGATTATTCTGAGGAAAGAGCGGAAGCGAAGGCGCTGCAATATGGGATCAGCCATGTATATAGGAATATAGAAGAAGTGTACAGTGACCCAAATGTCGATGCAGTAAGCATTTGCACCTGGAATAATAGCCATGCGGAGTTATCAGCTGGCGCACTCAATGCTGGAAAACATGTCCTGGTAGAAAAGCCTTTGGCCATGAATGTTGAAGAAGCCCTGAAAGTGGAAGCAGCTGCGAGGAATAGTGAGAAAAACCTGCAGGTAGGGTTTGTCCGAAGATTTGCTACAAATACGAAAGTGCTGAAATCATTTATAGATAATGGAACATTAGGCGACATTTATTATGCAAAAGCCTCGTGTCTGCGCCGCCTGGGGAATCCCGGAGGCTGGTTTGCAGACAAGGATCGATCAGGGGGAGGCCCTTTAATTGACCTTGGTGTCCATGTCATCGATGTGTGCTGGTACCTAATGGGCCGTCCAAAAGTGAAGTCTATTTCCGGTAACGTATACAGCAAGCTGGGGAACAGAGGAAATGTCGAGAATTTAAGTTTTTATAAAGCGGCAGATTATCATAAAGACCGGAATACAGTAGAAGATTTAGCGAACGCCCTGATTACCTTTGAGAACGGAGCATCTTTATTTGTGGATGTATCTTATACACTTCATGCGAAACAAGATGAAATTGGAGTCAAATTATATGGCACAAAAGGCGGGGCAGAACTGGAGCCTGAATTGGCCATTATAAGTGAAGAAAATAACACCATTTTGAATATTCACCCGCAAATGGACCATTTAACATTTGATTTTGCCAATGCCTTTCAGAATCAGATTGATTCCTTTGTTTCGAGCTGTATAGCAGGTACAAATCCATTGTCCCCTGTAGAAGATGGGGTGGAAATGATGAAGATCCTTGCTGGCATTTATGAAGCGGCTGATAAGAAATGTGAGGTGACATTTGCCTAA
- the gsiC gene encoding glutathione ABC transporter permease GsiC, protein MLQYILKRILEMIPILFIVSILIFFFTHLIPGDPARLVAGKDATLEEVNIIRAELGLDKPIWDQYITYMSNLFQGDLGTSLKTGLPVSEMFADRFMPSIYLTFMSMGWALVLGLLIGTLSAVFKNKWPDYLGMVTAVSGISMPGFWLGLILIQIFSVKLGWFPTGGAESWKSYILPSLTLGAGIMSMLARFTRSSLLETLRADFIRTGRAKGLKESVVIPKHALRNSLIPVVTIAGLQFGFLLGGSVVVETVFSFPGMGRLLIDSIAFRDYPVIQAELLLFSIEFILVNLIVDIMYSMLNPKIRYVS, encoded by the coding sequence TTGCTTCAATATATTTTAAAGAGAATCCTGGAAATGATCCCAATCCTATTTATTGTTTCCATATTAATCTTTTTTTTCACTCATTTAATTCCTGGAGATCCTGCCAGATTAGTTGCCGGAAAGGATGCAACTCTTGAAGAGGTCAATATAATCAGGGCGGAGCTGGGACTCGATAAACCGATTTGGGATCAATACATTACATACATGAGCAATTTATTTCAGGGAGATTTGGGGACTTCCTTAAAGACAGGTCTTCCGGTTTCAGAGATGTTTGCAGACCGCTTTATGCCCTCCATCTATTTAACGTTTATGAGTATGGGCTGGGCATTGGTGCTTGGCTTGTTAATTGGCACACTGTCAGCGGTATTCAAAAATAAATGGCCGGATTATCTTGGGATGGTCACTGCCGTTTCAGGAATTTCCATGCCGGGATTTTGGCTTGGCTTGATTCTTATCCAGATTTTTTCTGTCAAGCTGGGGTGGTTTCCGACAGGGGGGGCTGAGAGCTGGAAAAGCTATATATTGCCTTCCCTCACTTTAGGGGCAGGCATCATGTCCATGCTTGCCAGGTTTACCAGGTCATCTTTGCTTGAGACGTTAAGAGCAGATTTTATCCGGACCGGAAGAGCAAAAGGCCTCAAGGAATCTGTAGTCATTCCAAAGCATGCATTGAGAAACTCTTTAATTCCCGTCGTAACCATTGCCGGGCTGCAGTTTGGCTTCCTGCTGGGCGGATCGGTTGTCGTGGAGACTGTATTTAGCTTTCCGGGAATGGGGAGATTGCTGATTGATTCCATTGCCTTCAGAGACTATCCAGTCATTCAGGCCGAGCTATTGCTTTTTTCCATTGAATTTATTCTTGTTAATTTAATCGTAGACATCATGTACAGTATGCTGAATCCGAAAATACGCTACGTTTCCTAG
- a CDS encoding ABC transporter permease subunit, whose translation MQADIFAKKKRNTLAFLLLLGAVTILAMIITEYNALKGFASIPKAIQWGMANFYPTAESLEKLPVILEKLQETLLVSIAATSAAAVFALLFSIFGSNTTRVNAFFGAITRGIATVFRNIDVAAWALILLFSFGQSALTGYFALFFGSFGFLTRAFTETIDEVSGGSVEALKATGAGYFSIIFQSVIPSSIPQMISWILFMIETNIRSATLIGLLTGSGIGFTFNLYYKSLAYDTASLVVVVIIAAILMIEYASNYVRKVIL comes from the coding sequence ATGCAGGCTGATATCTTTGCTAAGAAAAAACGAAACACACTTGCTTTCCTCTTACTCCTTGGAGCCGTGACGATCCTTGCCATGATTATTACTGAGTACAATGCTTTAAAGGGCTTTGCTTCAATCCCGAAAGCCATTCAATGGGGAATGGCGAACTTTTATCCAACCGCAGAATCCTTAGAAAAGCTGCCAGTTATTCTTGAAAAGCTGCAGGAAACACTCCTGGTTTCGATTGCTGCTACGTCAGCAGCTGCTGTATTCGCCCTTTTATTTTCGATTTTCGGATCAAATACAACAAGGGTAAATGCCTTTTTTGGAGCTATTACCAGAGGAATTGCCACTGTCTTTAGAAATATCGATGTTGCCGCATGGGCGCTGATTTTGCTGTTTTCATTTGGACAAAGCGCGTTAACTGGTTATTTTGCTTTGTTTTTTGGGTCATTTGGATTCTTAACCAGAGCTTTTACAGAAACAATTGATGAAGTGAGCGGGGGTTCTGTGGAGGCGTTAAAAGCGACAGGCGCAGGATACTTTTCCATCATCTTTCAATCGGTGATTCCATCAAGCATACCGCAAATGATCAGCTGGATTTTGTTCATGATCGAAACGAATATCCGCAGTGCCACATTAATAGGATTGCTGACCGGTTCAGGAATAGGCTTTACGTTCAACCTATACTATAAAAGCCTGGCCTATGACACAGCAAGTTTGGTCGTTGTTGTCATCATAGCTGCTATTCTAATGATTGAATATGCATCCAATTATGTAAGGAAGGTGATTTTGTAA
- a CDS encoding dipeptide ABC transporter ATP-binding protein produces MPETLLKINGLKKSFTLPGGMFAKKRSLKAVHDVSFGIEQGTTYSLVGESGCGKSTTGRLISRLLTPSHGEIWIDGEEISQKKESQLKLVRKKVQMIFQDPYASLNPRMKVREIIAEPLVIHTKLSKAERNHLVSEMLEVVGLTEHHADRYAHEFSGGQRQRIGIARALIMKPKLIIADEPVSALDVSIQSQILNLLKDLQTEFNLTYLFISHDLSVVEHISDSIGVMYLGTIVESGPKDVIFSNPQHPYTKALLSSVPVPDPRLRRERIVLQGDLPSPVNPPSGCRFHTRCPACMDICRTVEPEVKKGLADDHFVACHLMD; encoded by the coding sequence ATGCCTGAGACACTGCTGAAAATAAACGGGCTGAAAAAGTCATTCACGCTTCCGGGTGGCATGTTTGCCAAAAAAAGATCATTAAAGGCAGTTCATGATGTGTCGTTCGGCATTGAGCAGGGAACTACATACAGTCTGGTTGGAGAAAGCGGGTGCGGCAAGTCTACAACAGGACGGCTGATCTCAAGGCTGCTGACTCCCAGCCACGGTGAAATCTGGATTGATGGCGAAGAAATTTCACAAAAGAAAGAATCGCAGCTGAAATTGGTAAGAAAAAAGGTGCAGATGATCTTTCAGGACCCGTATGCATCTCTTAATCCAAGAATGAAAGTAAGAGAGATTATTGCCGAACCGCTTGTGATTCATACGAAACTATCAAAAGCCGAACGGAATCATCTAGTTTCAGAAATGCTCGAAGTCGTTGGACTGACAGAACATCATGCAGACCGGTATGCTCATGAATTCAGCGGCGGCCAGCGCCAGCGGATCGGCATTGCCAGGGCGCTGATTATGAAGCCTAAGCTCATTATAGCTGATGAACCCGTATCCGCTCTTGATGTTTCCATCCAGTCTCAAATCCTGAACTTATTAAAAGATTTGCAGACTGAATTTAATCTTACCTACCTATTTATTTCACATGATTTAAGTGTAGTCGAACACATCAGCGACAGCATTGGAGTTATGTATCTTGGCACAATCGTTGAATCAGGCCCAAAGGATGTCATCTTCTCAAATCCGCAGCATCCTTATACAAAAGCACTGTTATCTTCTGTGCCAGTCCCGGATCCAAGGCTGAGAAGGGAGCGGATTGTCCTGCAGGGAGACTTGCCGAGTCCGGTTAACCCGCCTTCCGGGTGCCGCTTTCATACAAGGTGTCCTGCCTGTATGGATATTTGCAGAACTGTGGAACCAGAGGTGAAAAAAGGGCTGGCTGATGATCATTTTGTTGCATGTCATTTAATGGATTAG
- a CDS encoding sugar phosphate isomerase/epimerase family protein, which produces MKVGLSTYSLVRELRDGNMTVLDVIDWIAENGGEHMEIVPYGFSVVDNAELAHQIKTRAESAGIELSAYSLPANFVQPTQEAFEQEVERLKEHVDIVNLMGIKIMRHDVTAFQLKPEEMTIHYFEEHFDKLVEGSRQIADYAAQYGITTTIENHGFNVQSSDRVQRVIHAVNRPNFKTTLDVGNFLCIDEEPLVGVKKNLKYAATVHLKDFYIRPYFENPGDGVWFRTVNENYLRGAIVGHGDLNIREIIRLIKGSGYDGYLTVEFEGMEDCRTGSKIGMDNVRRLWNEVQAVNDSKPVLKG; this is translated from the coding sequence ATGAAGGTTGGACTTAGCACGTACAGTTTAGTAAGAGAATTAAGAGATGGCAATATGACGGTTCTGGATGTGATCGACTGGATTGCCGAAAATGGCGGGGAGCATATGGAAATTGTCCCTTATGGTTTTTCGGTTGTGGATAATGCGGAGCTGGCACATCAAATTAAGACAAGAGCAGAATCAGCTGGGATTGAACTTTCTGCCTATTCCCTGCCGGCCAATTTTGTTCAGCCAACACAGGAAGCATTCGAACAAGAAGTGGAGAGGCTGAAAGAGCATGTTGATATCGTTAATCTCATGGGTATTAAGATTATGCGCCATGATGTAACAGCATTTCAGCTTAAGCCAGAAGAAATGACAATTCATTACTTTGAAGAGCATTTTGATAAGTTAGTAGAAGGAAGCCGTCAAATCGCAGACTATGCAGCACAATACGGCATTACGACTACCATTGAAAACCACGGATTCAATGTCCAATCGAGCGACCGTGTACAGCGTGTTATTCATGCGGTTAACCGTCCTAACTTCAAAACAACTCTTGATGTCGGCAACTTCCTTTGCATTGATGAGGAACCGCTTGTTGGGGTGAAAAAGAATCTAAAATACGCAGCAACGGTCCATTTAAAAGATTTCTATATTCGCCCATATTTTGAGAATCCGGGTGATGGGGTCTGGTTCAGAACTGTAAATGAAAACTATTTGCGCGGAGCCATCGTTGGCCACGGAGATCTAAATATACGCGAGATTATTAGATTAATTAAGGGTTCCGGTTATGATGGGTACTTGACAGTAGAATTTGAAGGCATGGAAGATTGCAGGACTGGTTCGAAGATTGGCATGGATAATGTAAGAAGATTATGGAATGAAGTGCAGGCAGTGAATGATTCTAAGCCAGTGTTGAAAGGGTGA
- a CDS encoding ABC transporter permease subunit, producing MEVKEQLRNVTVPADHSIGQRMPAKPFNKAVIVTRLTLFTLAVLTIYAFYSFDYKELDFMDALLGTFANLKTIFLEPHLKHFSFGHALYQVMVTLGLAFLTTLFGAIIAVLFGLLAAENLSSKKVSIVIKSMVAFIRAVPTVLWVLIFAVAAGLGSTAAVIGMTFHSIGYLIKAYSESFEELDRGVIEALQASGANWWQIVFQAVIPSSITYMISWTFLRFEINFAVAVAMGAAAGAGGIGFDMFMASSFYLDMREIGAITYFILAVAIILEVFAARIKRKLKTA from the coding sequence ATGGAGGTGAAGGAACAGCTCCGGAATGTTACAGTCCCAGCCGATCATTCGATTGGCCAAAGAATGCCGGCTAAGCCATTTAATAAAGCAGTTATTGTGACGAGATTAACTCTCTTTACCCTGGCTGTGCTGACAATCTATGCATTTTACAGCTTTGATTATAAGGAACTGGACTTTATGGATGCGCTTCTCGGCACATTCGCCAATTTAAAAACCATATTCCTTGAACCGCACTTGAAGCATTTCTCCTTTGGCCATGCCCTTTATCAAGTGATGGTTACACTCGGCCTAGCTTTTCTGACTACCTTGTTTGGCGCCATCATCGCAGTTCTTTTTGGATTGCTGGCGGCTGAGAATCTTTCTTCGAAAAAAGTTTCAATAGTCATTAAAAGCATGGTCGCCTTTATAAGAGCTGTGCCGACCGTCTTGTGGGTCCTGATCTTTGCGGTTGCAGCCGGCCTTGGAAGTACAGCTGCAGTTATTGGAATGACCTTTCACTCGATCGGCTATTTAATCAAAGCCTATTCTGAGTCCTTTGAAGAATTGGATAGGGGAGTGATTGAAGCGCTGCAGGCGAGCGGAGCCAATTGGTGGCAAATTGTCTTCCAAGCTGTGATTCCATCCTCCATCACCTATATGATTTCCTGGACATTTCTCCGCTTTGAGATTAACTTTGCAGTAGCCGTTGCCATGGGAGCAGCAGCAGGAGCCGGCGGAATTGGATTTGACATGTTCATGGCAAGCAGCTTTTATCTGGATATGAGGGAAATCGGGGCAATTACTTATTTTATCCTGGCCGTTGCGATCATCCTTGAAGTCTTTGCTGCCAGGATTAAGAGAAAGCTGAAAACAGCATAG
- a CDS encoding glutathione ABC transporter substrate-binding protein: MRRVNVWKMLFVALVSAILLAGCSSEESGGTSEKENSGKSASGKDQELVIAVNENFISMDPHNTGDTNSNSVQTAMLEGLLGSDEEGQIIPQLAEEYSVSDDALEYSFKLRQGVTFHDGESFNAEAVKTSFERIMNDESLRLNSRGFNLITSIDVIDDYQVKVTLKEPYAGMLTRFVSAKILSPKLINDSSGDIGKTPVGTGPFKFVEWVQGDHLTVERFDDYWNKADRVKKITYKPVPENGSRVAMLKTGEAHVIYPAPVQNLKELESNSDVEIHKIPSTIARYVSINTMKEPYDDVRIRQAINYAVNKEAFISVVNSGYGLPLDSIIPSKTQFYSKQETYDHNIEKAKELMKEAGFEDGFNAEIWGNTNSDTLKGMQFIQQQLKEIGITVEIKSMEEGTLSDEIYGAQTPEEAKVQMWYVSWSAYPSDTTNATKPLFSSSSFPPDGANTAYYKNDDVDKWITEVNQTADPDKQAEIYSNIQSTIYKDAPWIFLGVDEILAGSRSNVEGVFISPTGGINVTDANLK, translated from the coding sequence TTGAGAAGGGTAAACGTGTGGAAAATGCTGTTTGTTGCTTTAGTATCTGCGATCTTACTGGCTGGCTGTTCCAGCGAAGAAAGCGGCGGAACTTCTGAAAAGGAGAATTCAGGGAAATCAGCCAGCGGCAAGGATCAGGAATTAGTTATTGCAGTAAACGAAAACTTCATATCCATGGACCCGCATAATACGGGCGATACGAATTCAAATTCCGTCCAGACTGCCATGTTAGAGGGATTGCTGGGATCGGATGAAGAAGGGCAAATCATTCCGCAGCTGGCTGAGGAATACAGTGTGAGTGATGATGCACTGGAATATTCATTTAAGCTTCGTCAGGGTGTTACCTTCCATGATGGAGAGTCTTTCAATGCAGAGGCGGTTAAAACCAGCTTTGAAAGGATTATGAATGATGAAAGCCTCCGATTGAATAGCAGGGGATTTAATCTTATTACCAGCATTGATGTGATTGATGATTATCAAGTAAAAGTCACATTAAAAGAACCATATGCAGGTATGCTGACAAGATTTGTTTCCGCTAAAATCTTAAGTCCGAAGTTAATCAATGATTCTTCCGGTGATATTGGCAAAACACCAGTTGGCACCGGTCCATTCAAGTTTGTGGAATGGGTTCAGGGGGACCATTTAACAGTTGAAAGATTTGATGATTATTGGAATAAGGCTGATCGTGTGAAAAAGATTACGTACAAGCCTGTTCCGGAAAATGGCTCTCGTGTAGCTATGCTTAAAACAGGCGAAGCACATGTGATCTATCCGGCGCCAGTACAAAACTTAAAGGAATTGGAGAGCAATTCAGACGTTGAAATTCATAAAATTCCTTCCACGATTGCCCGATATGTATCCATCAATACGATGAAAGAACCGTATGATGACGTCCGCATTCGCCAGGCAATTAACTATGCTGTGAATAAAGAGGCTTTTATAAGTGTTGTAAATTCCGGCTACGGTTTGCCGCTGGACTCGATTATTCCAAGCAAAACCCAGTTCTACTCCAAACAGGAAACCTATGATCACAACATTGAGAAAGCAAAAGAATTAATGAAAGAGGCTGGATTTGAAGATGGCTTCAATGCTGAAATTTGGGGGAACACCAATTCAGACACATTGAAGGGAATGCAGTTTATTCAGCAGCAGTTAAAAGAAATTGGCATTACGGTTGAGATTAAATCAATGGAAGAAGGCACGCTGTCAGATGAGATTTATGGAGCTCAGACACCGGAAGAGGCAAAGGTGCAAATGTGGTATGTCAGCTGGTCTGCGTATCCTTCCGACACTACCAATGCAACGAAGCCATTGTTCAGCAGCAGCTCATTCCCGCCGGATGGAGCGAATACTGCATACTACAAAAATGATGATGTAGATAAGTGGATTACAGAGGTAAATCAAACAGCAGATCCTGACAAGCAGGCAGAAATCTACAGCAATATTCAATCAACTATCTACAAAGATGCACCTTGGATTTTCCTTGGGGTAGATGAGATCTTAGCAGGTTCAAGATCTAATGTCGAGGGTGTCTTCATTTCTCCAACAGGCGGAATTAACGTGACAGACGCGAATCTTAAGTAA
- a CDS encoding ABC transporter permease subunit, with protein MEIIKEVNAYTPVIPKKKYSPVKEFFKNWKKQKTAFWASMFILLLIIIAIIGPYIAPFDPYEPDYNTTLQGPSKEHWAGTDEYGRDIFSRLLVGARISLGVSFLAVFLGAAGGIILGLMSGYFGGWLDRLIMRGSDVMFAFPDLLLAIAIVAILGPGLTNVVIAVSIFSIPSFARLVRGSTLEGKETVFVEAAKSMGASHRRIMFKHIFPETLGSLIVFITMRIGTAILAASSLSFLGLGASPETPDWGAMLSLGRDYLGTASHVVMMPGLAIFLTVLAFNLVGDGLRDVLDPKTKNE; from the coding sequence ATGGAAATCATAAAAGAAGTAAATGCCTATACCCCAGTGATTCCAAAGAAAAAATACTCACCTGTTAAAGAATTCTTTAAGAACTGGAAAAAGCAAAAAACGGCATTTTGGGCAAGCATGTTTATTCTGCTGCTAATCATCATTGCCATCATTGGACCGTATATTGCACCCTTTGATCCGTACGAGCCGGATTACAACACGACGCTCCAGGGTCCAAGCAAGGAACACTGGGCAGGGACGGATGAATACGGACGCGATATTTTCAGCCGTTTGCTCGTCGGTGCGAGAATTTCACTTGGTGTCAGTTTTCTGGCTGTTTTTTTGGGAGCGGCTGGAGGAATTATTCTTGGATTAATGAGCGGTTATTTTGGCGGCTGGCTGGATCGTCTAATCATGCGGGGCAGTGATGTTATGTTTGCGTTTCCGGATCTGCTGCTGGCAATCGCCATTGTGGCCATTTTAGGACCGGGATTAACAAATGTGGTGATTGCCGTGTCCATTTTCAGCATCCCGTCTTTTGCAAGACTTGTGAGAGGCTCGACATTAGAGGGGAAAGAGACCGTCTTTGTGGAAGCGGCGAAATCAATGGGGGCCTCGCACCGGAGGATTATGTTCAAGCATATTTTTCCTGAAACTCTGGGAAGTTTGATTGTCTTTATTACGATGAGAATTGGAACGGCTATTTTAGCGGCCTCCAGTTTGAGTTTCCTGGGTCTTGGAGCCAGTCCTGAAACACCGGATTGGGGTGCTATGCTCAGCCTTGGCCGTGATTATTTAGGAACAGCTTCCCATGTTGTCATGATGCCGGGATTAGCGATCTTTTTGACAGTGCTTGCTTTCAATCTTGTCGGAGATGGGCTCCGTGATGTCCTGGACCCTAAAACGAAGAATGAGTAA